One region of Vitis vinifera cultivar Pinot Noir 40024 chromosome 1, ASM3070453v1 genomic DNA includes:
- the LOC100855410 gene encoding B3 domain-containing transcription factor FUS3 isoform X1 yields MEGGGRGRGEAVPIEEETVGASSPTASRVNRRRSGRGSSRRTASLNSLVYRGSSTSSSRPRPTPEQRRPVSPEVEVDSLRYSFLFQKELKYSDVSSTKRIVIPKALAETYLPTLYTIEGTLISMEDMDGLGTWTFRFRYWINNLTRMYVLENTGEFVRAHGLCANDFIILYKDNRNDKYVIRGSKSIYNACPQHMIKEDLDSQIEEDERNESKSMTTNEIGIFSSHSSILLDDTPKFSSASLLDFPRRMPSFESLDLSLEDFK; encoded by the exons ATGGAGGGTGGTGGTCGTGGAAGAGGTGAGGCAGTGCCGATTGAGGAAGAGACAGTCGGTGCTTCTTCGCCGACTGCTTCGCGGGTAAACCGGAGGAGATCGGGGAGGGGGAGTTCTCGGCGGACGGCGAGCTTAAACTCCTTGGTTTACCGTGGCTCCTCCACCTCGTCATCCCGTCCCCGGCCTACACCGGAGCAGCGCCGCCCAGTTTCGCCTGAAGTG GAAGTTGATTCATTAAGAtatagttttctttttcaaaaggaGCTCAAGTATAGTGATGTGAGCTCAACAAAGCGAATAGTAATCCCTAAG GCTTTAGCTGAAACCTATCTCCCCACTTTGTACACCATAGAAGGGACCCTCATCAGTATGGAAGACATGGACGGCTTGGGGACATGGACCTTCAGGTTCAG ATATTGGATCAACAACCTAACTCGGATGTATGTGCTTGAAAATACAG GGGAGTTTGTTAGGGCACATGGATTATGTGCCAACGATTTCATTATATTGTACAAAGATAACAGGAATGACAAATAC GTCATCAGGGGTAGCAAGTCGATTTACAATGCATGTCCCCAACATATGATAAAAGAAGATTTGGATTCTCAAATTGAGGAAGATGAACGAAACGAATCAAAATCGATGACAACAAATGAAATAGGCATATTCTCATCTCATAGTTCCATTTTACTCGACGATACACCAAAGTTCTCAAGTGCATCATTACTCGACTTTCCAAGACGCATGCCAAGTTTTGAATCTCTTGACCTCTCTTTGGAGGATTTTAAGTGA
- the LOC100855410 gene encoding B3 domain-containing protein LFL1 isoform X2: MEGGGRGRGEAVPIEEETVGASSPTASRVNRRRSGRGSSRRTASLNSLVYRGSSTSSSRPRPTPEQRRPVSPEVALAETYLPTLYTIEGTLISMEDMDGLGTWTFRFRYWINNLTRMYVLENTGEFVRAHGLCANDFIILYKDNRNDKYVIRGSKSIYNACPQHMIKEDLDSQIEEDERNESKSMTTNEIGIFSSHSSILLDDTPKFSSASLLDFPRRMPSFESLDLSLEDFK; encoded by the exons ATGGAGGGTGGTGGTCGTGGAAGAGGTGAGGCAGTGCCGATTGAGGAAGAGACAGTCGGTGCTTCTTCGCCGACTGCTTCGCGGGTAAACCGGAGGAGATCGGGGAGGGGGAGTTCTCGGCGGACGGCGAGCTTAAACTCCTTGGTTTACCGTGGCTCCTCCACCTCGTCATCCCGTCCCCGGCCTACACCGGAGCAGCGCCGCCCAGTTTCGCCTGAAGTG GCTTTAGCTGAAACCTATCTCCCCACTTTGTACACCATAGAAGGGACCCTCATCAGTATGGAAGACATGGACGGCTTGGGGACATGGACCTTCAGGTTCAG ATATTGGATCAACAACCTAACTCGGATGTATGTGCTTGAAAATACAG GGGAGTTTGTTAGGGCACATGGATTATGTGCCAACGATTTCATTATATTGTACAAAGATAACAGGAATGACAAATAC GTCATCAGGGGTAGCAAGTCGATTTACAATGCATGTCCCCAACATATGATAAAAGAAGATTTGGATTCTCAAATTGAGGAAGATGAACGAAACGAATCAAAATCGATGACAACAAATGAAATAGGCATATTCTCATCTCATAGTTCCATTTTACTCGACGATACACCAAAGTTCTCAAGTGCATCATTACTCGACTTTCCAAGACGCATGCCAAGTTTTGAATCTCTTGACCTCTCTTTGGAGGATTTTAAGTGA
- the LOC100242008 gene encoding uncharacterized protein LOC100242008: MAELQPPESTVNAGLVGVAIAPAVPAAVENLSTSLAPKRQRRPSVRLGEIGDQPAATLSYDSQARRVKPWRFHKDYGQASKASKTRPLTNLVNGGECHETLETEERSFAGDGNLDSAVFGNRKAKRRGATKRVRSNWATKFDDGAEGDEKFSGREDDEEEYRDFDPEGSESLLKEQSPVHSVDNVALDLWHGHRRPVRARVSESREHDAVELDAMPDSDSRDRKCRTSADRNLTANRLLDDGVRTWLFGLGLGRYAPVFEIHEVDFEVLPLLTLEDLKDMGINAVGSRRKIYTAIQNLRKGFT, translated from the coding sequence ATGGCAGAGTTACAGCCACCAGAAAGTACCGTCAACGCCGGTCTGGTGGGAGTAGCCATAGCTCCGGCAGTCCCGGCGGCGGTAGAAAATCTATCGACGTCTCTTGCTCCGAAGCGGCAGCGGCGGCCGAGCGTCAGGCTGGGGGAGATCGGAGACCAGCCGGCGGCGACGCTGTCGTACGACTCTCAAGCGAGAAGAGTGAAGCCGTGGCGGTTCCATAAGGACTATGGTCAAGCATCGAAGGCGTCGAAGACTCGACCTCTCACAAATCTGGTGAATGGCGGAGAGTGCCACGAAACCCTAGAAACAGAAGAAAGGAGCTTCGCCGGCGACGGGAATCTCGATTCGGCGGTGTTCGGGAACCGGAAAGCGAAGAGGAGAGGCGCGACGAAGAGAGTAAGATCGAATTGGGCGACGAAGTTCGACGACGGAGCTGAAGGGGATGAGAAGTTCAGCGGCAGGGAAGACGACGAGGAAGAGTATAGGGATTTCGATCCGGAGGGCTCCGAGAGTCTATTAAAGGAGCAGAGTCCTGTTCACTCCGTCGATAATGTGGCTCTCGATTTGTGGCACGGCCATCGAAGACCGGTTAGGGCGAGGGTGTCGGAAAGCAGAGAACACGATGCTGTTGAATTGGACGCAATGCCTGACTCCGATTCTCGTGATCGGAAGTGTCGCACCAGTGCGGATAGGAATTTGACTGCAAATCGCCTGCTTGACGATGGTGTGAGAACCTGGCTCTTCGGACTGGGGCTAGGCCGATACGCCCCGGTTTTCGAGATACATGAGGTGGATTTTGAGGTTCTGCCATTGTTGACACTGGAGGATCTCAAAGATATGGGGATAAACGCCGTTGGTTCTCGCCGGAAAATTTACACTGCAATCCAAAATCTTCGCAAAGGGTTTACGTGA
- the LOC100266054 gene encoding basic helix-loop-helix protein 80, whose product MAAFSQQSHHLHPHKNLRLDSTIVPSMSAVFDDEKKPTTSISCFSDDPVKKITHCSSMGAELGAPGMVRKRKKADFEEERDVEEKKGKAEKKRKKKVVKEVPSGFVHVRARRGEATDSHSLAERARREKISERMKFLQSLVPGCDKIIGKTLVLDEIINYVKSLQNQVEFLVGKLASISPMLIGHEANLDSSTLQSENLCSFGPPLPSLLACNSTQLNSYAETSLTSSFSLQQDHLSSVVSQNDGIILWDMDDQEQSLLDQYGFSNRYSF is encoded by the exons ATGGCAGCCTTTTCTCAGCAGTCTCACCACCTCCACCCCCACAAAAATTTAAGGCTGGACTCGACCATTGTGCCAAGCATGTCTGCAGTATTTGATGATGAGAAGAAACCCACCACCTCCATCTCCTGTTTTTCTGATGATCCTGTGAAGAAGATCACGCATTGTTCATCCATGGGGGCTGAGCTTGGGGCTCCAGGGATGGTGAGGAAGAGAAAGAAGGCTGATTTTGAG gaAGAGAGGGACGTGGAGGAGAAGAAGGGTAAAGCtgagaagaagaggaagaagaaagtgGTGAAAGAGGTCCCAAGTGGGTTTGTTCATGTGAGAGCAAGGAGGGGTGAAGCAACAGACAGTCACAGCCTTGCTGAAAGG gcaagaagagagaaaatcaGTGAGAGAATGAAGTTTTTGCAATCACTTGTTCCTGGTTGTGACAAG ATCATTGGCAAGACTCTCGTACTGGATGAGATAATCAACTATGTCAAGTCCCTGCAGAATCAAGTAGAG TTCCTTGTGGGCAAGCTTGCTTCTATAAGCCCTATGCTGATAGGACATGAAGCAAATTTGGATTCAAGCACACTCCAATCAGAG AATCTTTGCAGCTTTGGACCCCCACTGCCATCTCTGTTGGCATGCAACTCTACCCAGCTTAATTCTTATGCAGAAACATCActcacttcttcattttcactGCAACAGGACCACCTCTCCAGTGTTGTTTCTCAG aaTGATGGGATCATCTTATGGGACATGGATGATCAAGAACAGAGCCTTCTTGATCAGTATGGTTTCAGCAACAGATACTCTTTTTAG